The proteins below are encoded in one region of Streptomyces sp. NBC_00490:
- a CDS encoding TetR/AcrR family transcriptional regulator gives MSPRSASVNEELRRRSRERLLQAAVELVSEHGYEATTLGAIADRAGSARGLTSYYFPGKRQLVQSAVHRLMHRTLEEALEREPRTDDGKERMARAIDAILGLARDRPVLMRQHMAGLLHAEGFMPCPEQRRLAELLRDTVARNGSGDVDADYPMLRALLMGSVYAALVPGVPMPIPVLRAELFGRYRLDWELGVPPDTDEASGGTYETDLSRFFATGDPAAGQSK, from the coding sequence ATGTCCCCGCGCAGCGCCTCGGTCAATGAAGAGTTGCGCCGTCGTTCCCGGGAGCGGCTCCTGCAGGCGGCCGTCGAGCTGGTCTCCGAGCACGGTTACGAGGCGACGACGCTCGGCGCCATCGCGGACCGGGCCGGTTCGGCGCGTGGGCTGACCTCGTACTACTTCCCCGGCAAGCGCCAGCTCGTGCAGTCCGCCGTGCACCGGCTGATGCACCGCACGCTGGAGGAGGCGCTGGAGCGCGAGCCGCGCACCGACGACGGCAAGGAGCGGATGGCGCGGGCCATCGACGCGATTCTGGGCCTGGCCCGGGATCGGCCCGTGCTGATGCGCCAGCACATGGCCGGGCTGCTGCACGCCGAGGGTTTCATGCCGTGCCCGGAGCAGCGGCGCCTGGCCGAACTGCTGAGGGACACCGTCGCCCGCAACGGCTCGGGCGACGTCGACGCCGACTATCCGATGCTGCGCGCCCTGCTCATGGGCTCGGTCTACGCGGCCCTGGTGCCCGGGGTCCCGATGCCGATCCCGGTACTGCGGGCCGAGTTGTTCGGGCGCTACCGGCTGGACTGGGAACTGGGCGTCCCGCCGGACACCGATGAGGCGTCCGGCGGGACGTACGAGACCGATCTGTCGCGTTTCTTCGCGACCGGGGATCCCGCGGCCGGTCAGTCGAAGTAG